From Carassius auratus strain Wakin chromosome 1, ASM336829v1, whole genome shotgun sequence, the proteins below share one genomic window:
- the LOC113047924 gene encoding kinesin-like protein KIF16B isoform X5: MASVRVAVRVRPMNRREKDLSAKCIIEMEGNKTSITNLKIPDGVTGDSVRERTKTFTYDFSYDSSDCKNGSFVSQEKVFRDLGTDVLKAAFEGYNACIFAYGQTGSGKSHTMMGIPGDVGLIPRICEGLFSRISGMTRRDEASFRTEVSYLEIYNERVRDLLRRKMAETYNLRVREHPKEGPYVEDLSKHLVQNYNDVEELMEAGNINRTTASTGMNDTSSRSHAIFTINFTQAKFDAEMPSETLSKIHLVDLAGSERADATGATGVRLKEGGNINKSLVTLGNVISALADLSLEGGNSHLKKKQVFVPYRDSVLTWLLKDSLGGNSKTIMIATVSPADVNYGETLSTLRYANRAKNIINKPTINEDSNVRLIRELRAEIARLKALLVQGNQIALLDSPTALSMEEELHHNEARVLELTKEWTNKWNETQNILKEETLALRKEGIGVILDSELPHLIGIDDDLLSTGIILYHLKEGRTYVGRDDATTEQDIILHGLGLESEHCLIENQNGTVTLIPLNDAQCSVNGVQITEPCQLNQGAVMLLGRTNMFRFNHPKEAAKLREKRKSGLLTSLSLSMSDLSKSCENLSTVMLYNPGLEFERQQREELEKLENKRRLIKEMEEKQKCEKAELERMQQEVASQRKESEEVQLRIRRQEESLHRRSQDIEGRLRDLIAEKERFQEERHREQKEQEQQKQRRLHPKQKLKEKKEEVQEEDLEEDEKTQAQRDRAEQTELLRELERLKRERVEQAIKLQLEHRRLEEREKEQLSLVGRLEEQLRERSEEAAALLTPDEARRLEDDRRTLTELREELLRAKEARIDGEEEGGEEARRSVQARYEHFKLMQVEELSLLEESLIQQKDGLEREVTHERTSIGLLLHTHKDKQRQVCDMMERGVQDVSFLGQEEALIQQAEHRLQFKERQLQSLCEKHLPAVSEERQRAIELLERVRGGTGSPGLDGSPEAMDKELDETLYQVEKELEEKEERLSQYSASAEQLQQLQQSYEFTANVARQEEKVRRKEKEILEWKERQQREALEQAVARLEKRHSAYRRSLSLEPDAEGPRKRSQSALGQSTSRLTGTQDLDQDRMEREIAQLKQRISESEGSVRSLSVSGEDKNSVNQSPVSPIQTLPTVLSIGDERINTYIEEEVQRRLQKLNLRNRENNNTLSLSSDSMQEEEQDSEGSSVRLTDEESDKKRIDQRKLKYERLVSVPLDPSPESLKDPVRISIPRYVLCGQGKDEHFEFEVKITVLDETWTVFRRYSRFREMHKSLKLKYPELAVLDFPPKKIFGNRDERMVAERRNQLEQYLRNFFHVMMSSSPSSPLRTDEFGLHLSKHAVCSISPFFKKGVFDYSSHGTG, translated from the exons ATGGCATCGGTTCGGGTGGCAGTGCGGGTCCGGCCCATGAACAGACG GGAGAAAGATctgtctgccaaatgcatcatCGAAATGGAAGGCAACAAAACCTCCATCACCAACTTAAAA ATTCCAGACGGAGTGACTGGAGACTCTGTAAGAGAGAGAACGAAGACTTTCACATATGATTTCTCTTACGACTCTTCGGACTGTAAGAACGGCAGCTTTGTGTCTCAGGAGAAG gTGTTCAGGGACCTGGGCACTGATGTGTTAAAGGCAGCGTTTGAAGGATATAATGCCTGCATCTTTGCTTACGGCCAGACTGGATCAGGGAAGTCACACACCATGATGGGCATCCCT GGTGACGTCGGGCTGATCCCACGGATCTGTGAAGGATTATTCAGCCGAATTTCAGGAATGACTCGGAGAGATGAAGCCTCTTTCCGTACAGAGGTCAG CTATTTGGAGATTTACAATGAACGGGTGCGGGACTTGTTAAGGAGAAAGATGGCAGAGACGTATAACCTCAGAGTCAGAGAGCATCCTAAAGAAGGACCCTATGTAGAAG ACCTGTCGAAGCACCTCGTGCAGAACTATAATGATGTGGAGGAGCTGATGGAGGCGGGAAACATCAACCGCACGACTGCCAGCACCGGCATGAACGACACTAGCAGCCGCTCACACGCCATCTTCACCATCAACTTCACACAG GCTAAGTTTGACGCTGAGATGCCGAGTGAGACGCTCAGCAAGATTCACCTGGTGGACCTAGCAGGAAGTGAGAGGGCCGATGCCACCGGAGCCACGGGTGTCCGGCTCAAAGAGGGCGGCAATATCAACAAATCACTGGTCACTCTGGGAAATGTCATCTCCGCCTTAG CTGATCTGTCACTGGAAGGAGGGAACAGTCATTTGAAGAAGAAGCAGGTGTTTGTTCCTTACAGAGACTCTGTGCTCACGTGGCTCCTGAAGGACAGTCTGGGAGGAAACTCAAAGACCATCATGATTGCTA CTGTATCGCCTGCGGACGTCAACTACGGCGAGACGCTGAGCACGCTGCGCTATGCTAATCGTGCCAAAAACATCATCAACAAACCCACGATTAATGAGGATTCCAACGTTAGACTTATACGAGAACTGCGGGCGGAGATCGCTCGGCTGAAAGCACTACTCGTGCAGGGAAATCAG ATAGCCCTGCTCGATTCCCCCACAGCGTTAAGTATGGAGGAGGAACTGCACCATAATGAAGCCAGG GTGTTGGAGCTGACCAAGGAATGGACGAACAAATGGAACGAAACGCAGAACATCCTGAAG gAGGAGACTCTGGCTCTGAGGAAGGAGGGAATCGGAGTGATCCTGGACTCGGAGTTGCCTCATCTCATCGGGATTGATGATGATCTGCTCAGCACGGGCATCATTCTCTATCACTTAAAG gagggAAGGACATACGTTGGCCGTGATGATGCCACTACCGAACAGGACATCA ttCTTCATGGTTTGGGTCTGGAGAGTGAGCACTGTCTGATAGAGAATCAGAATGGCACGGTCACTCTTATTCCTCTGAACGACGCTCAGTGTTCAGTCAATGGCGTTCAGATCACTGAGCCCTGCCAGCTCAACCAAG GTGCTGTCATGCTCCTCGGCAGAACCAATATGTTCAGATTCAATCATCCTAAAGAGGCGGCTAAACTTCGGGAGAAGAGAAAG AGCGGCCTCCTCACCAGTCTGAGCCTATCCATGTCTGATCTGTCCAAGTCCTGTGAAAACCTCTCCACAGTCATGCTGTATAACCCTGG ACTGGAGTTTGAAAGGCAGCAAAGAGAAGAACTGGAAAAACTGGAAAATAAAAG GCGGCTGATAAAGGAGATGGAGGAGAAGCAGAAGTGTGAGAAGGCGGAGCTTGAGCGCATGCAGCAGGAGGTGGCGTCTCAGAGGAAGGAGTCTGAGGAGGTGCAGCTGCGCATCCGCAGACAGGAGGAGAGCCTGCACAGACGCAGTCAGGACATCGAGGGCCGCCTCCGAGACTTGATCGCTGAGAAAGAGAGGTTTCAG GAGGAGAGACACCGAGAGCAGAAGGAGCAGGAACAGCAGAAACAGAGGAGACTGCACCCGAAGCAGAAGCTGAAGGAGAAGAAGGAGGAGGTGCAGGAGGAGGATCTGGAGGAGGACGAAAAGACTCAGGCCCAGCGAGATCGAGCAGAACAAACCGAGCTCCTTCGGGAACTGGAGCGGCTCAAACGAGAGCGCGTGGAGCAGGCCATCAAACTCCAGCTGGAGCACAG GCGTCTGGAGGAGCGAGAGAAGGAGCAGCTGAGTCTGGTTGGGCGTCTGGAGGAGCAGCTGAGGGAGCGCAGCGAGGAGGCGGCCGCCCTGCTCACGCCGGATGAAGCGCGCCGACTGGAGGACGATAGACGGACGCTCACCGAGCTCAGGGAGGAGCTGCTCAGAGCCAAGGAGGCGCGGATCGATGGAGAGGAGGAGGGCGGGGAGGAGGCCCGGAGGAGCGTGCAGGCTCGGTATGAACACTTCAAACTGATGCAGGTGGAGGAGCTGAGTTTGCTGGAGGAGTCACTGATCCAGCAGAAGGACGGACTGGAGCGGGAGGTTACCCATGAGCGCACGTCTATCGGCCTGCTGCTGCACACGCACAAGGACAAACAGAGACAG GTCTGTGATATGATGGAGCGCGGCGTTCAGGACGTGTCCTTTCTGGGTCAGGAGGAGGCTCTGATCCAGCAGGCCGAGCACAGGCTGCAGTTTAAAGAGAGACAGCTCCAGTCTCTCTGTGAGAAACACCTCCCTGCTGTCTCAGAGGAGCGACAGAGAGCCATTGAGCTACTGGAGAGAGTTAGAGGAGGAACAGGGTCTCCTGGTTTGGACGGAAGTCCAGAAGCTATGGACAAAGAGCTGGATGAGACTCTGTATCAG gtagagaaggagctggaggagaaggaggagcGTTTGTCTCAGTACAGCGCGAGCGCAGAACAGCTCCAGCAGCTCCAGCAGTCGTACGAGTTCACGGCAAACGTGGCCCGTCAGGAGGAGAAGGTCCGCAGGAAGGAGAAGGAGATCCTGGAGTGGAAGGAGAGACAGCAGCGGGAGGCTCTGGAGCAGGCGGTCGCACGCTTGGAGAAGAGACACTCCGCTTACCGCAGGAGCCTCAGTCTGGAGCCGGACGCCGAAGGGCCCCGAAAGAGGTCACAGTCCGCTCTAGGACAGAGCACTTCCAGGCTTACAGGAACACAAGACCTGGACCAGGACAG GATGGAGCGAGAGATCGCACAGTTGAAGCAGAGGATCAGTGAGAGTGAAGGAAGTGTGCGGAGTCTCAGTGTGAGCGGGGAAGATAAAAACAGTGTGAACCAGTCGCCCGTCAGCCCCATACAGACCCTCCCGACTGTGCTGTCTATAGGAGACGAGAG GATTAACACATATATTGAAGAAGAGGTGCAGCGGAGACTGCAGAAACTGAACCTGAGGAACAGAGAGAATAACAACACACTGTCACTGTCTTCAGACTCAATGCAG GAGGAGGAGCAGGATAGTGAGGGTAGCTCTGTTAGATTGACGGATGAG GAGAGCGATAAAAAACGCATCGATCAACGCAAACTGAAATACGAG CGGCTGGTGTCAGTTCCTCTGGATCCGAGTCCGGAGAGTCTTAAAGATCCAGTCAGGATCAGTATTCCCCGTTATGTCCTTTGCGGGCAGGGAAAAGATGAACACTTTGAGTTCGAAGTCAAG ATCACTGTGTTAGATGAAACGTGGACAGTGTTCAGAAGATACAGTCGTTTTCGGGAGATGCACAAATCTCTGAAGCTGAAATATCCAGAG CTCGCGGTGTTGGACTTCCCTCCCAAAAAGATTTTTGGAAACCGAGATGAGCGAATGGTTGCAGAACGCCGGAATCAGTTGGAG CAATACCTGCGGAACTTCTTCCACGTGATGATGTCATCCTCGCCTTCTTCTCCTCTGAGAACAGACGAGTTTGGACTACACCTCTCAAAACACGCCGTGTGCAGCATCTCTCCTTTCTTTAAGAAGGGAGTGTTTGACTACAGCAGTCACGGGACGGgctga
- the LOC113047924 gene encoding kinesin-like protein KIF16B isoform X6: MASVRVAVRVRPMNRREKDLSAKCIIEMEGNKTSITNLKIPDGVTGDSVRERTKTFTYDFSYDSSDCKNGSFVSQEKVFRDLGTDVLKAAFEGYNACIFAYGQTGSGKSHTMMGIPGDVGLIPRICEGLFSRISGMTRRDEASFRTEVSYLEIYNERVRDLLRRKMAETYNLRVREHPKEGPYVEDLSKHLVQNYNDVEELMEAGNINRTTASTGMNDTSSRSHAIFTINFTQAKFDAEMPSETLSKIHLVDLAGSERADATGATGVRLKEGGNINKSLVTLGNVISALADLSLEGGNSHLKKKQVFVPYRDSVLTWLLKDSLGGNSKTIMIATVSPADVNYGETLSTLRYANRAKNIINKPTINEDSNVRLIRELRAEIARLKALLVQGNQIALLDSPTALSMEEELHHNEARVLELTKEWTNKWNETQNILKEETLALRKEGIGVILDSELPHLIGIDDDLLSTGIILYHLKEGRTYVGRDDATTEQDIILHGLGLESEHCLIENQNGTVTLIPLNDAQCSVNGVQITEPCQLNQGAVMLLGRTNMFRFNHPKEAAKLREKRKSGLLTSLSLSMSDLSKSCENLSTVMLYNPGLEFERQQREELEKLENKRRLIKEMEEKQKCEKAELERMQQEVASQRKESEEVQLRIRRQEESLHRRSQDIEGRLRDLIAEKERFQEERHREQKEQEQQKQRRLHPKQKLKEKKEEVQEEDLEEDEKTQAQRDRAEQTELLRELERLKRERVEQAIKLQLEHRRLEEREKEQLSLVGRLEEQLRERSEEAAALLTPDEARRLEDDRRTLTELREELLRAKEARIDGEEEGGEEARRSVQARYEHFKLMQVEELSLLEESLIQQKDGLEREVTHERTSIGLLLHTHKDKQRQVCDMMERGVQDVSFLGQEEALIQQAEHRLQFKERQLQSLCEKHLPAVSEERQRAIELLERVRGGTGSPGLDGSPEAMDKELDETLYQVEKELEEKEERLSQYSASAEQLQQLQQSYEFTANVARQEEKVRRKEKEILEWKERQQREALEQAVARLEKRHSAYRRSLSLEPDAEGPRKRSQSALGQSTSRLTGTQDLDQDRMEREIAQLKQRISESEGSVRSLSVSGEDKNSVNQSPVSPIQTLPTVLSIGDERINTYIEEEVQRRLQKLNLRNRENNNTLSLSSDSMQESDKKRIDQRKLKYERLVSVPLDPSPESLKDPVRISIPRYVLCGQGKDEHFEFEVKITVLDETWTVFRRYSRFREMHKSLKLKYPELAVLDFPPKKIFGNRDERMVAERRNQLEQYLRNFFHVMMSSSPSSPLRTDEFGLHLSKHAVCSISPFFKKGVFDYSSHGTG, from the exons ATGGCATCGGTTCGGGTGGCAGTGCGGGTCCGGCCCATGAACAGACG GGAGAAAGATctgtctgccaaatgcatcatCGAAATGGAAGGCAACAAAACCTCCATCACCAACTTAAAA ATTCCAGACGGAGTGACTGGAGACTCTGTAAGAGAGAGAACGAAGACTTTCACATATGATTTCTCTTACGACTCTTCGGACTGTAAGAACGGCAGCTTTGTGTCTCAGGAGAAG gTGTTCAGGGACCTGGGCACTGATGTGTTAAAGGCAGCGTTTGAAGGATATAATGCCTGCATCTTTGCTTACGGCCAGACTGGATCAGGGAAGTCACACACCATGATGGGCATCCCT GGTGACGTCGGGCTGATCCCACGGATCTGTGAAGGATTATTCAGCCGAATTTCAGGAATGACTCGGAGAGATGAAGCCTCTTTCCGTACAGAGGTCAG CTATTTGGAGATTTACAATGAACGGGTGCGGGACTTGTTAAGGAGAAAGATGGCAGAGACGTATAACCTCAGAGTCAGAGAGCATCCTAAAGAAGGACCCTATGTAGAAG ACCTGTCGAAGCACCTCGTGCAGAACTATAATGATGTGGAGGAGCTGATGGAGGCGGGAAACATCAACCGCACGACTGCCAGCACCGGCATGAACGACACTAGCAGCCGCTCACACGCCATCTTCACCATCAACTTCACACAG GCTAAGTTTGACGCTGAGATGCCGAGTGAGACGCTCAGCAAGATTCACCTGGTGGACCTAGCAGGAAGTGAGAGGGCCGATGCCACCGGAGCCACGGGTGTCCGGCTCAAAGAGGGCGGCAATATCAACAAATCACTGGTCACTCTGGGAAATGTCATCTCCGCCTTAG CTGATCTGTCACTGGAAGGAGGGAACAGTCATTTGAAGAAGAAGCAGGTGTTTGTTCCTTACAGAGACTCTGTGCTCACGTGGCTCCTGAAGGACAGTCTGGGAGGAAACTCAAAGACCATCATGATTGCTA CTGTATCGCCTGCGGACGTCAACTACGGCGAGACGCTGAGCACGCTGCGCTATGCTAATCGTGCCAAAAACATCATCAACAAACCCACGATTAATGAGGATTCCAACGTTAGACTTATACGAGAACTGCGGGCGGAGATCGCTCGGCTGAAAGCACTACTCGTGCAGGGAAATCAG ATAGCCCTGCTCGATTCCCCCACAGCGTTAAGTATGGAGGAGGAACTGCACCATAATGAAGCCAGG GTGTTGGAGCTGACCAAGGAATGGACGAACAAATGGAACGAAACGCAGAACATCCTGAAG gAGGAGACTCTGGCTCTGAGGAAGGAGGGAATCGGAGTGATCCTGGACTCGGAGTTGCCTCATCTCATCGGGATTGATGATGATCTGCTCAGCACGGGCATCATTCTCTATCACTTAAAG gagggAAGGACATACGTTGGCCGTGATGATGCCACTACCGAACAGGACATCA ttCTTCATGGTTTGGGTCTGGAGAGTGAGCACTGTCTGATAGAGAATCAGAATGGCACGGTCACTCTTATTCCTCTGAACGACGCTCAGTGTTCAGTCAATGGCGTTCAGATCACTGAGCCCTGCCAGCTCAACCAAG GTGCTGTCATGCTCCTCGGCAGAACCAATATGTTCAGATTCAATCATCCTAAAGAGGCGGCTAAACTTCGGGAGAAGAGAAAG AGCGGCCTCCTCACCAGTCTGAGCCTATCCATGTCTGATCTGTCCAAGTCCTGTGAAAACCTCTCCACAGTCATGCTGTATAACCCTGG ACTGGAGTTTGAAAGGCAGCAAAGAGAAGAACTGGAAAAACTGGAAAATAAAAG GCGGCTGATAAAGGAGATGGAGGAGAAGCAGAAGTGTGAGAAGGCGGAGCTTGAGCGCATGCAGCAGGAGGTGGCGTCTCAGAGGAAGGAGTCTGAGGAGGTGCAGCTGCGCATCCGCAGACAGGAGGAGAGCCTGCACAGACGCAGTCAGGACATCGAGGGCCGCCTCCGAGACTTGATCGCTGAGAAAGAGAGGTTTCAG GAGGAGAGACACCGAGAGCAGAAGGAGCAGGAACAGCAGAAACAGAGGAGACTGCACCCGAAGCAGAAGCTGAAGGAGAAGAAGGAGGAGGTGCAGGAGGAGGATCTGGAGGAGGACGAAAAGACTCAGGCCCAGCGAGATCGAGCAGAACAAACCGAGCTCCTTCGGGAACTGGAGCGGCTCAAACGAGAGCGCGTGGAGCAGGCCATCAAACTCCAGCTGGAGCACAG GCGTCTGGAGGAGCGAGAGAAGGAGCAGCTGAGTCTGGTTGGGCGTCTGGAGGAGCAGCTGAGGGAGCGCAGCGAGGAGGCGGCCGCCCTGCTCACGCCGGATGAAGCGCGCCGACTGGAGGACGATAGACGGACGCTCACCGAGCTCAGGGAGGAGCTGCTCAGAGCCAAGGAGGCGCGGATCGATGGAGAGGAGGAGGGCGGGGAGGAGGCCCGGAGGAGCGTGCAGGCTCGGTATGAACACTTCAAACTGATGCAGGTGGAGGAGCTGAGTTTGCTGGAGGAGTCACTGATCCAGCAGAAGGACGGACTGGAGCGGGAGGTTACCCATGAGCGCACGTCTATCGGCCTGCTGCTGCACACGCACAAGGACAAACAGAGACAG GTCTGTGATATGATGGAGCGCGGCGTTCAGGACGTGTCCTTTCTGGGTCAGGAGGAGGCTCTGATCCAGCAGGCCGAGCACAGGCTGCAGTTTAAAGAGAGACAGCTCCAGTCTCTCTGTGAGAAACACCTCCCTGCTGTCTCAGAGGAGCGACAGAGAGCCATTGAGCTACTGGAGAGAGTTAGAGGAGGAACAGGGTCTCCTGGTTTGGACGGAAGTCCAGAAGCTATGGACAAAGAGCTGGATGAGACTCTGTATCAG gtagagaaggagctggaggagaaggaggagcGTTTGTCTCAGTACAGCGCGAGCGCAGAACAGCTCCAGCAGCTCCAGCAGTCGTACGAGTTCACGGCAAACGTGGCCCGTCAGGAGGAGAAGGTCCGCAGGAAGGAGAAGGAGATCCTGGAGTGGAAGGAGAGACAGCAGCGGGAGGCTCTGGAGCAGGCGGTCGCACGCTTGGAGAAGAGACACTCCGCTTACCGCAGGAGCCTCAGTCTGGAGCCGGACGCCGAAGGGCCCCGAAAGAGGTCACAGTCCGCTCTAGGACAGAGCACTTCCAGGCTTACAGGAACACAAGACCTGGACCAGGACAG GATGGAGCGAGAGATCGCACAGTTGAAGCAGAGGATCAGTGAGAGTGAAGGAAGTGTGCGGAGTCTCAGTGTGAGCGGGGAAGATAAAAACAGTGTGAACCAGTCGCCCGTCAGCCCCATACAGACCCTCCCGACTGTGCTGTCTATAGGAGACGAGAG GATTAACACATATATTGAAGAAGAGGTGCAGCGGAGACTGCAGAAACTGAACCTGAGGAACAGAGAGAATAACAACACACTGTCACTGTCTTCAGACTCAATGCAG GAGAGCGATAAAAAACGCATCGATCAACGCAAACTGAAATACGAG CGGCTGGTGTCAGTTCCTCTGGATCCGAGTCCGGAGAGTCTTAAAGATCCAGTCAGGATCAGTATTCCCCGTTATGTCCTTTGCGGGCAGGGAAAAGATGAACACTTTGAGTTCGAAGTCAAG ATCACTGTGTTAGATGAAACGTGGACAGTGTTCAGAAGATACAGTCGTTTTCGGGAGATGCACAAATCTCTGAAGCTGAAATATCCAGAG CTCGCGGTGTTGGACTTCCCTCCCAAAAAGATTTTTGGAAACCGAGATGAGCGAATGGTTGCAGAACGCCGGAATCAGTTGGAG CAATACCTGCGGAACTTCTTCCACGTGATGATGTCATCCTCGCCTTCTTCTCCTCTGAGAACAGACGAGTTTGGACTACACCTCTCAAAACACGCCGTGTGCAGCATCTCTCCTTTCTTTAAGAAGGGAGTGTTTGACTACAGCAGTCACGGGACGGgctga